A region from the Aegilops tauschii subsp. strangulata cultivar AL8/78 chromosome 5, Aet v6.0, whole genome shotgun sequence genome encodes:
- the LOC109755216 gene encoding uncharacterized protein, whose protein sequence is MGQEEDALTVALSWEQEEGMPESPRKAPVVLSWEHEPAVKKPVSTEARGGGMREGQRKVPALARRLSVPPPPGRPAARGYSRAVRPEDDPFLAAYLACTKSSGDGGKKKTGGAAREPKGERRWGVLGRGLGVLSCKRCNGVMEQSMVRLAKLPELDPRDA, encoded by the coding sequence ATGGGGCAAGAAGAGGACGCCCTGACCGTGGCCTTGTCGTGGGAGCAGGAGGAGGGCATGCCGGAGAGCCCGAGGAAGGCGCCGGTGGTCCTGTCGTGGGAGCACGAGCCGGCCGTGAAGAAGCCGGTCTCGACGGAAGCCCGTGGTGGTGGCATGCGGGAGGGCCAGAGGAAAGTGCCGGCGCTGGCGAGGCGGCTGTcggtgccgccgccgccgggcaGGCCGGCGGCGAGGGGCTACTCGAGGGCCGTCCGGCCGGAGGACGACCCTTTCCTGGCGGCGTACCTCGCCTGCACCAAGAGCAGCGGCGACGgcgggaagaagaagaccggcggCGCCGCGCGGGAGCCCAAGGGCGAGAGGCGGTGGGGCGTGCTCGGGCGTGGGCTGGGCGTGCTGTCCTGCAAGCGGTGCAACGGCGTCATGGAGCAGAGCATGGTGAGGCTGGCCAAGCT